CGGGTTCCTCGTTTGCTCGCTTCATGAGTGTTTTATTCCTTCACGTTGTGCACAAGGTATTGATCTTATCCAGTATAAGTTGGGAGTCTGGAACATGATAACTAGTAATTTTCAAGGTGGCTTCTTTCCTAAAATGGGTATGTCTTTAATAACGAATCATCATAACACGTGTGCTCTATTTTATACATAGCCATAATTTGCCCATGCGATACACGAATATGAAGTCTTAGAACAATAATTATTAGATTTCTTTTACTTGTATTAATGTTACATTGTCACAGATTACACTAACTTTATATGGTATAAGCGTGTGTATATTCAAAGATATAGTTATCTTTAACAAAATTATCTAGTAGTCAATGAGAATGTAAACTAACACATCACATTGGTAAATCTATGCGATAAATTAAAGACAATAGTATATTAATAATAGAATTCTTATATAAGACTGTAAAGTTTAAAagttagaaaataaaagaaatttaaataaaatttagaaaaaaaattaacatatattTTGTAAGTAACATATGGCCCtttaaaaaacataaataaaaataatatttacttaTTGGAagattatttttaatgaaaaaagtaCTAAAATTCTTGAAATACATTTCAAGAGTTAGTATTATTGAGAGTATGAGACTATCTCCATCCCAGGTCTCTCATTTGAGTCCTTGATCTGGGCCCCACACTAATACATAGGGGCTTTGTCAGATAGAGACTAacataataaaaagataaactcACTACTCCAATTACAGTTTCTGATTTTAAATCTCCGATGGGGCCCACATTTATTAAATGAATATAactcaaaataattaaaattagttaataaatattaattaacaatatttaatatgtaataatattattattattatttaatacataataatattaattagtaatcAATAAATcgtaatattaattaaatacttacttacaaataattactaaaattcataaaaatgaTTTCAAAATTACATGACGAAAAATTAAACGAgcaattgaaagaaaattacatGAACAACAGAGAAAAAATTACACAAGTAACCGAAAAAAGTACACGAGGTATGGGAAAATAAGTTTAGTCGATATTGCGAGTATTTTTAAATTGCCAAATATGTTACCAAATTCGCTTGCAATTTTAGATGATGTTCTTTATCCCGAATCCAGATACGATTTCGGATATATTCCTCATATGGAGCAAATCTTTGCTCCCCTCACCGAATCGATGTTAAGCCGCCGATGGGGGGATCATCGTACTCCGAGCATGGATCGAAGTTGACATTATAGGTGTTCCTCTCATCATCAACGATCATATTATGCAATACAATGCAAGCTCTCATGATCATTCCAAGCTTCTCCACGGACCACGATCAAGCAGGGCCACGTATACTAGAGAATCGAGCCTACAAAACCCTGAAAGCACGCTCCATGTCCTTTTGTACCCTCTCTTGATATTTTCCAAATAGCTTTCTCTTCTCTCATCGAGGGATTGATTTCACGAACGTTGCCCATTCAGGATATATATCATCTATCGAATAATATCCCAAAGTATAGTTGGTGCTACTGATAGCATAATTTACTTAGGAAGCATGACCTTCTAACACATCATCAAAGACCGATGACTGGTCTAAAATGTTGATATCATTGTTCGACCTAGCCATGCCAAAAAATAAGTGTCATATTCAGAGGTTAGGTCCCCCCACTACTTCAAGTACTAAAGTTAGAGATCCATGGTAACTCATGTACATATCGTGTCATGCCTTTAAGTAGTTTCTCCCCTCCCAGTGCATGCAGTCAATGCTGCCCATAATGCTCGAGAAACCACGCGACTCTCCAATTAGTAGTAGGCGTTGGACATCTTCCGCATTAGGCCGGTGCAAATATTGAGGCCCGAAAACCGAGACGACGCCTTCGGCAAACTTGCGTAGGCATTCATTCGCAGCGCTCTCTATTAGTCGAAGATATTCATCGATGGCGTTAGAACCTACTCCATAAGTCAACATACGTACGGCCGTGTTGCGTTTTTGTAGCGGGGATATGATTGTTGTGCCTATGGCATCTCTTCTTTGCTGGAAATATGTATCAATGCTTGAGAGGCCCTCGACAATTTGAAGGAACAAGTGCTTCCTCATTCTAAACCGTCGTCGAAATGTCTCTGCACTAACTTGTCAACGAAGTAGTTCTGCATAGGCTGCTTATGACTTGCTTCGCAATCCCTATTTATAGTCTTCTTTTTCGATTTGGAGGAAGAGCTTTCACCAGAGATGGCCTGCTACATCTTTTAAATGAGGTCAACGTAGCGCTCATCCATAGCAAGTTTCAACGAGTCTTCCTTCCAATCCAATGGATCCATGGAGATGTTGTTGGGATCATTAGGATTTCCAGCCATATTCGGAGGAAGTGAATTGGAGACAAGAGGATGTGAATTGAAGACAAGAGGATATTGATGAATGCATATGAGAGTGAAATCATTTTATTGAGAGAATTCCAACGGCTACTTTCCATCGGTTATTTCTCAAAGGTTagtttttaaaaagtaaattaatttacaatttacaaaaacaaatatcatagtaaaatgtaaatttcatTACTTAGGTAAACATTATGAACATAACTGATGAGTCTAACATGGTTGGAAACATTACAAGCATAACTACTTGTTAAAAAGCTTCACAAGAACATCGTCTAACAATATTTGGTAAATGGAAAGTCTTACCGGACTAAAATTACCCGTGTCCGTTGCGATGAGTTTCGCGGTAGTTTCTCTATTTCTCGCCATAATTTCTTCCCACCTGATCTCGAACTctgtttctttcattttctacAATCTGTCATATTTGTCGTCTATACTAGTAAACAGAGACTTGACAATGCTTGCCGCCTCACCGATCTCGGTAGCAGCAGCATTCAACCCTTTAgataattttccttttgtcaTATTGTTCATCTTGAACAAGTAAAAAACATTTCATTGATCCttaatctttaattaatttttcgatttcgatttaattcattttctaTTCAGCAATATCAACATGTTCTGGTAAGTTCACTTTGGTCTTATCATATGAATTTTCGTCCAATCTATTGACATATAAATTACTTGCGAATGAAAAGTGTCTTATgaaaactaaaataatttaatataaattaacgACTGCAAAGTATTTTATCTGAGGTTCAACAACTATTACGGCTTTCGATTATCTAGAGCATGGGTATAGCTGTTGGAAAAACCCCACTCCTTAATGTCGATATTTCAAGTTAGCTACTCTATGTTTTGGAGATGGAAGCCTCGTAGACTCAACAAGAAGAGAAGGGACGTTGGGCTACCCTCTCGATGATGTCGCGAGAAACTCTAGCAGATAATAATCACTAAAAGGGGCACGAGTAAGATAGGGTTAGGGCCTTGCACATATTCCAGATTACCGAGGGACTCAATGAATAGTTGTAATCATTTCCCTTGGCAGAGGTGTTaacattattatctttttctttatcttaaaaattttttattgagaAAAATACTGCATATAAGTAGACTTTGCTCGAGATCAAGATATCAAAAATATTGCCCTAAGCATTTACTTTGAAAATTCCtcagaaataaataaataaataagttaaaaggagaaaattgaaaagaaataatacATTTATCtggaaatttttttaggaattttaggattttttttccaattatctAATTTATATGTCActttggaaaatatttttatagtcTCCTATTTCCGTTATCATTATATATCTAGTTGATATCTGCGTGTTACAGATAACTTTCAAAAATAGATAGTTGATGTATGACATGAATGactataaataaaagaaagatatGTATCGAGAAAGACGGTATAACACAGTGGCGCACATGGTCACCTTGCTCACCTAGTAATCAATAGATtactaaataattaataaagcgGCACGGGTAATCCCACTAGGTATCGAACATGTGATTTCATACTATTGCGACGAGAATCATTTGCCTCTGAACTAATTTTTGGGAGCATTTGTTCCCTCATTAAAGCTAATGTATCCTCTTCTATTAAGGCTAATGTATCCTCttctattaattttgttaaGATGAATAGAAAatgccaaaaaaattaaaatagggGAAAAATAGGTGTGGGAAGGCTTGATGCCACCGGACAGGCCCCCTTCTTCCTAACACTCCATGTTCATCGGATGTGAGACAATGCAGTGTCAGtggagggaagagagagaggaagaacaTTACCTAAGGGAGATTACAAGAGAGAAGTGGGAGATAGGAAGAAGAGCCGCTCAATGTCGACCACCACTGACTGTGTTGGCTACTGACAAAGCTATTGATGCGCTTGCCTAGTCGTTAGCGGTTGGGGTCGAGCAACCGGCCTCCATTATTACTGGATAATTTGGCCACTACAAATTGAAATGCTACAGCGTCGTTATCACCTGACACGGGCTAGCAGCTAGCCTGCCTCAATTTCCTAAACGAGCGAAAAAAGCCCCATAGCGATACAAGAGCGAAAGGAGGTTGGGCGCGGGTGCCGCGGGAACGGGTTCTTTTTCATAGAATGCGATGTTTTGGAATCTCCTTACTCGCAAGCTTGGGATCtattgaagaaagaaagagaacgGTGGGCATCAAGCGGTTAACtttaacaaaaaagaaatcataatgttttttttatataacaattttagatagatttagaaaaaaatgtgaCGCTATCCGATTTTATACGTAACTAGACTTGCCAAACTAATACTCACGTACACCAAACTCAGCCTCTAGCCCACCTATACTCTGATCAAATGTCAATGCATTCATCTCCGTATATAAGACCATCATTctacccaaaagaaaaacaactcTCATAGTCAGAGTGCATTCATTGAAATAATTCGacacttatttattttaaatatagtctcgaattcgaattttacgaataaagaaaaattatgattatgagagttttatttCGATGAGTCCATGtgactcgaactaaattaGTCGAGCCATATTGagttttaggaaaaaaaaaaaaaagatgatcaaatgtatatttatttgtttgtgTGGTTAGAAAAATGGGACAAATCTATGTCGTTTTTCGGGAAGGAGACCGTCGTGGTTGCCCGCTGGCTCGGACCTTTTCCTAGTCTTTGAATCCCacctgctcctcctcctcctccaacGTCTGACTGGGTTAACTGGGCGTCACTCCGGCGGCTCATCGACCTTCACTTCACTCGAACGAACAGCCATAGTTAGCAAACAAGCTGCTGAAGCTCACAGTTGTTTATGTCCCTGCAATTATTCAATCCCAAATGTCAACCACCCTGCATGTTCAATCACCATTAGAAAATAGTAAACAATCTACATGACATCTCTATCTCTCCCGTGGATTCTTTATTCGCCTCATTCATATCACCCCCTTTGACCATCAACCGCGTAAACTCTTAATGCCAGATCGATTTGGGCATTACCCATTTCAGTCCCGGCCCTGAGGCGGAGCTCCGATGGGGAAAGTCTCGATCTTGGCCGCAGCGGCGGCGCTGCTGATGCTGCTGGCGGGGCGCGGCTCAGCCGTGACGGTCGGGGAGTCGCCGTACAGGATCCACACGCTGTTCTCGGTGGAGTGCCAGAACTACTTCGACTGGCAGACGGTGGGGCTCGTCCACAGCTTCAAAAAGGCCCGGCAGCCCGGGCCCGTCACCCGGCTGCTCAGCTGTACGGACGAAGAGCTCAAGGGCTACAGGGGCATGGACCTGGCCCCCACCATGGTGGTCCCCTCCATGAGCAAGCACCCCAAGACCGGTGATTGGTAATCATTGCCCAGTaaatttcctctctttttcaaTTCTCTGCATTTCTCATGGCTGCATGATCTTGATGCTGCTTTCCTTTACTGGATCATCTGTTAAATTCTTGTGATGGTTGGATTCTGGGTATCAGTTGGAGACATGCTTTGTCTGACGGTGATGATGGATGGTGATGGAATCACGTGATCCTTATAATGGCTGGTGGAATAAACTAAAGGATAGAATTTTGTGGTCCATTGGTGTTGGATTCCTTGGAGATTATTGGGTGGAATTAGCCATGTTTCTGTCACTTGAGGATCTCAGGAAGTCCTGTTTCTGTCATGCAAGGCAATTGATGTATGCGTCTTCCGGAATCGCAGGTACCCTGCAATCAACAAACCTGCTGGGATAGTCCACTGGCTAAAGCACAGCAAAGATGCAGATAATGTGGACTGGGTTGTCATTCTGGATGCAGACATGATAATCCGAGGCCCAATTATACCGTGGGAGCTTGGTGCAGAAAAAGGCAGACCAGTCGCGGCATTATATGGGTATCATATGTGTTGACTTTATCATGTGATTTTGTCCCAAACTCATTGCGAATGGAATTAGAGTTGAAAGGAGAATTGTAATTTGAGAAGACAGAAGATATTAGGGTAGATAACTGTATGGTAATGATGGGTCCGGCAAAAGAATTAATGTTAAGGTTTGCCTGcaaaattttttgataattgttTTTGTGCTTGCAAAACAGACAATGCATCAGAACTTATTCAAGAAGTTGTCTTCTGCAAATGCTTTTTGgaatttgttttgaaaatattcgtttattttctcaaattgcgATATGGTCTGAAACGAAGTTTTCCCATGCTCTTCTTATTATTGCCTAAGCAGTTGAAATTCGTTAACATATCTGAGAACGTTTTATGTCAAAATAGTTGCACAAGCACATTTTCACCATAGAAGATTAGTGAAAGCTATTTCTTGACGACATATGACAAGTTTCCATGAGCACTTTCTattctggaaaaaaaaaagagagagaagaaatttATGTTCATTGTTCAAACAACTGTTATTCAGGTATCTTATTGGTTGTGACAATATTCTTGCAAAATTGCACACACACCACCCTGAACTCTGTGACAAGGTTGGGGGACTTCTAGCAATGCACATGGATGATCTTCGAAAGCTCGCACCGTTGTGGCTCTCAAAAACGGAGGAGGTTCGAGAAGATAGGGCCCACTGGGCAACTAACATAACCGGAGATATTTATGGAAAAGGATGGATCAGTGAGATGTATGGATATTCTTTTGGTGCTGCTGAAGTGAGTAGTTGGTCTTTACATTTTATGGCAgtcattattttttgtttgtaATTTCTTCTTTGCTAAATATCTCTACTTAATGTTTGATTTGTCTATTTTGCACTTTCAGGTTGGGCTCCGGCACAAAATCAATGATGATCTGATGATTTACCCGGGCTATATTCCACGACCTGGAGTCGAACCTATTCTTCTTCACTATGGTCTCCCATTTACTGTTGGGAACTGGTCATTTAGTAAATTAGATCACCATGATGATGCTATTGTTTATGACTGTGGCCGGCTTTTTCCTGAACCTCCTTATCCTAGACAGGTATGTgataaaaagaattaatatGAAAATACATGAAATTAACATGTAAATTAGGATGTTTGCTCCTATTCATCTTAACTGCTCTTGATAGTAATCATTCATAGATGAGTTGTAGAGCTCCCATTTACTTGGTTCTGTAATTGTTCCTTTCAAAGTGGATGAAATAAGGAGAAGATGCATTTGTTTCCACTTCAGTAGGCACGTACTTAACcaatttattattgttatatgTGATCACCacatttttctccttttaccTAAACATTATAATAgagtagaaaagaaaattttggccCCTACTTTTTGTCCCCTGGAAAACTGGTAGAAATATCCTGTTTTTTCGGTCGGGGTATTATCAAGTGTGTATTGCCGAGGGTGATGGAACCACAGAATGACTGTTGTGTACAGAAAATTGATAACGATGAATGTATAAGATTAAATGGTGTGAAAGCATTActaagtaatatatattactaaataataaaatacattCCTGTGACGCTGAAAACGGTGGATGTGGAATGAGGCCTAATTTAATCCTtaccttcttttttcttcctcaGGTAAGACAGATGGAGCCTGACCCGAACAAATTGAGAGGTCTATTTCTCAGCCTAGAATGCATTAACTCTTTAAATGAGGGCCTTTTGCTTCATCATGCAGCAAGTGGGTGCTCGAAGCCAAAGTGGTCAAAGTATCTGAGCTTCCTAAAGAGCAAAACTTTCGCGGATCTTACCTCACCAAAATATTTAGTCCCTAAGAGTATGACAACTGAGAAGGAGGACGAAACAGAAGAACACGAAACACCAAATGAACCTGATGTGGCTCATCCGAAAATTCATACAGTCTTTTCCACTGAATGTACGCCCTATTTTGATTGGCAAACGGTGGGGCTCATGCATAGTTTTGGTTTGAGTGGTCAGCCTGGGAATATCACGAGACTCCTCAGCTGTACAGATGAAGATTTGAAGAAGTACAAAGGCCATGATCTTGCACCCACCCACTATGTTCCATCAATGAGCCGTCATCCTTTAACGGGGGACTGGTatattctctttttctctttttgttagTGTATACATGCAGTCTTTCATTTTGTTTGATAAGTAGCAATAAGTTGGCTATTTTTGTACTCTCTTTGGGGAGGCAAAAACTAAGAAATTTTGGATATGAAAAATTCTTAGGCTCCGTTTGATTCAAGGAACTTGTTTTGTGCGAAAGGGTTTCGCCTTTTCTTCTGTGTGGTTAGCAGAACACTCTTATACCCTGTTTGATCCACTGGAATAGAGAGAGATGCAATTCGATGATATTTGTAGTTGTATTTTAATTCATTCCTTTTTCATGTCCTTGCATCCTAATGAATTGGCCCTTAAGTTATTGGAAATCATCTACAGTCAACTGggaaaacttttaaatttctggaAAATGAAATAAGGTTCTGAGTTTTATAATTCCTTTTCTGAAGGAGAGGATAATCAAACACGCGTTGATGGGTGTCGTTTAATGCTTTGAACTTATGTGCCACCCAAATTTGCTTTTTTAGGAACTATCATGCAAGCTTGACATATGATAACATGATTTAAAAGATCAGCCCTTCTCTCATTAAATAGAATACTCATATACTTCgggtaaatttattatattcttttcCTGCTGTGATAGGTACCCTGCCATTAACAAGCCAGCAGCTGTTCTCCACTGGCTTAATCATGTAGATATTGATGCTGAGTTTATTGTGATTTTGGATGCTGATATGATCCTAAGAGGGCCAATCACTCCTTGGGAGTTTGGTGCCGCTCGTGGCCGCCCAGTTTCAACTCCATATGAGTAAGATGCATTACTCCATATTACTGCTCAACCAGCCTCTTCTTGCTTTAAATTGTTTTCttgatatttaaattaaaatattttaaattgaaataaatccAATTAAGCTTATTTAACCCTCGAGTTCAACACATGAATCCAATAGCTTAACCAGTTTGGTATTTGATTAAATTCTGAAAAGtatgattaattaaaccatGTAGTACACAGTCTGCTTACCATCTGCTAACTCAAGTTTTAAAGGGGAACTGCTGTCACTTAACATGATCTATTGCTATGAAATATCAAAATACtatttttcattcaacttCAAATGATGTTTCTTGCCCTCCCATTACATTCATTTGCTGTAGCTAAGTGCTGCTATAACTAATTGAGCAACTGTTGGTCCTTTTGAATGCTAGCTATCTCATTGGGTGTGAGAACGAGCTCGCAAAACTCCATACACGTCACCCTGATGCCTGCGACAAGGTTGGAGGTGTAATAATCATGCATATCGATGATCTGCGACAGTTTGCAATGCTATGGTTGCATAAGACTGAGGAAGTTCGAGCAGACAAAGCTCACTATGCAACAAATCTCACTGGAGATATTTATGAATCGGGGTGGATTAGTGAGATGTATGGTTACTCTTTTGGAGCAGCAGAGGTATACCACCTTTTCTATTtgaaaccttttttttcttttttccagtTTTGGATGACTAAGTAATGACAACTCTTTTTGGGCCTCTGCGATTTCAGAAGATTTTCagtgctcttttttttttttttgtggtcaAGATTACTGAAATAATTGTTTGAAAATCTCCTTAATAAAACTTCCAATGGGCTGACTTCCCTTTCTTAATTCTTTTGCTGACTGAAACTACATAAACTAAAATTACACCTAAGAGAAtgataactgaaaaaaattttCCTGAGTTTTTCTGGAAGactaatgaaaattgaaaCCCATACTCAACCAAATGTGATGGCCATGTTTGCTTATGGAAAATGGGTAAAAACAACTATAGCATTCTGTTTTCTCATTTTGAAAAACACAGAAGGTAAGTCAAAAAGACAATGTTGAGCGGCACTCATGCAGCATTCTTTGATCCAATGTGGTTTTCCTTTGCGCTGTTTGTTTGCTTTTCACAATGACAAGAATGGATAGCTAGAACTACTTCTCCCAATTTCACCATTAGAACGACATTCCGATGGTGATGATGCATATAGGAAATTCACTTGCTAGTCCTACTTTGGAAAATGAGTACTTGAGAATAATGTTGTTGGGTTCCAAAGTTTACGTACTGTTATTCTCCTTGCAGCTTGAACTAAGGCATATAATAAACGGAGAGATTCTCATATATCCTGGCTATGTCCCGGAACCTGGAGTCAAGTATCGAGTTTTCCACTATGGGCTTGAATTTAAAGTTGGGAACTGGAGTTTTGACAAGGCCAACTGGAGAGAAGTCGACGTAGTCAACACCTGCTGGGCTGAGTTCCCGGCTCCTCCTGACCCGTCAACCCTACACCACACTGATGAGAACCTCCTAAAGAGGGATCTCCTCAGCATAGAATGTGCCAAAACCCTGGATGAGGCCCTACGCTTGCATCACGTCAGGCGGAAGTGCCCTCCGCCCGGGACCTTGAAGGGGCTGGTTGACTCGAAGGAAACTGAAACGACGGTTTCAAGAAAGTTTGGACAAATAGAGAGAACTTTTGCTTTTAACAAAAGTCCCAGCGAGTCTTTTTCCACTTGGAAACTTTGGCTGGTCGCTATGTGGATTTTTGTTGGATTAGGACTGTTGACAGTTGCATCTGTGCTTTTCTCGGGTCGTAAAGGGAAGAAGCCAAAGGGGAAAGGCTATAGAAGTAAGAGGAGATCGTCCTACGGAGACGATAGATATGTCCGAGGCTCGGACTGATCCTTCAGAGCCCTAAACTGTCAGGTAGACTTGTATTGTTCAGAATGCGAAAATGGAGATGGTCCCCCAACTTCGAGAAGTGAAGCCGCCATGAAGATAAAGTTGACTAGCTGACCATGTAACTGCTTGTGCTGACAGAAAATGCCGAGGAAATCGAAGTTCCACTGACTGATGCAAGTTAAGATGAGACTTTAGCCCGACGGTCAGCTTTGAGGATGTATTAAGAGCTGCAAGATAATTTCTTctgtttctcttttttatttcatacaTGAGGGATATTTGTGAAAAGAAGTTGGACACGCCGGACATGGCGATAAGAAAGTGAATTATATAGATTGAGATGATTCTTGGTTTTTGGTTTAGAAGATAATCTTAGCAAAGTCTCTCGTTTTTATGATGCTGGACCTctgaaagaaaaggaagaatgaATCCGGTAcaaggagagggagaggggctGGCAGGGAGCCTTAGCTGCAGCGAGGTCGGCGGCGTGCTTGGATTCGTGACGCTCCCACACCTTTGATGTCAAGATCTGACTCCAAGGTCTTCATAGAAAGTTAGCAACAATGCGGGGCTCTATGCCCTTGGGAAATTTACAATTTGAACGTTGATAGATGCTCCAAAATTTGCTCCGTCTCAATGTGCTCCCTGAAGTTGTGGTTATTTCACTTCGCCCCCTGTGCCAATCGGCTAGCTAGACGCTCTCTTGAGGTATTTTTCCTAGACATTCAGACCGCTTGTTGTTAACAGATATTGTTGAGGTTCTATTCCTGCTTCTGATTTCCTcaatttgtaattttgatttcaGCCCCAAGTTCCCCAAGAAAAGAGCAAGTCACGTCTAGGACTAACAACTCTTTCGTTTAGAAAACATAGACGATTCTAAGGTCAATGTCGCAAATTCGACATAAACCTTAACATTTGAGTGGGTATTTTGGCGTTGGAGAAGCCATAAGTCACAATGTATTAATTTAAATGGAAATTTCGTTTTTACACGAACTCAAAACAAATTCCGAGTGTGTTTATTTGACTCGCAGGCAAATGTCACACCTTTTTAATTATGCTATTCTTCTAGACCAAAATTAACACCCCGAAATATGATGCTTCGAGACCGGTGATCAAGTCTCCAATACCAGATATTCCTTGATCCAATACTGACCGCTTGACACAAGGTCGATGAAGATGCCGCATGACTCAGACAGTAGACCCTCTTTGGGAGCTCATCCATTCCAAGTGTCCTCCTCGAAGTTCGATCCTGAATCACAGAAAAATTTGAGCGAAAAATCACTTGACAATTCAAATCCtcgaatataattaaaaatggaTGCAAATGATCCATATGTCAAACTTCAGGGTGCAAAGTGAAAATTTTCCCTTTCGTTTTCCACTTTACAGAACAAGTTCAAAAACTCCAAAGATACGGCCCCCACAGGTCCCAAGACAGAAAAAAGCTAAAGAGGAAGAGAGCGTTGTCAGTTTCTTTCTTCCAAATCCCATTGTCCCAATCCAAGTCTCCCCTGTGACTGGGACTGTCCCCACCTGCACGACACATTCTAGGAAAATGCACATTTCTTCACTTTTGtcattctttctctctctaagaTGCCTTCCTCTGCAACACTTTTATCCCAACTTTtccattttgaatttcaatttttaaactCAAATGGTTCCCAAACTGACAATAAGCAAAAGACGGCAAAACCAGACAGCCCTCAACATAAGAACCAGAGCTCAAAGTTCTGGACTTTGCTGGGGTAGGAGTAACTTCGAAGGACAATGGGAGAGTCAACATGTTTGATGATGCAGATGCAGCCCTTCTCTTATGTCTCAGGCCTCCCATGTTTTGATCCCACTGAGGTCAGGGCTCTGCAATTCTTAAAGCCCATTTCTTCATCTTGTTTCTTTCAATCTGcatatttctatattttttcagTGAGAACTTGAGATGTAGTTGCCTTCACTCGGGTATCGACTTGGCGCTGCAAATTTTGGTTTAGTTTCAGCTTCTGGGTTAGACCCCTTTTTGTTTCTTTGGGTAGTAATGTTTGATAAGTTCGTGGGCATCAATTTGGCATTGTTTTGGATGAGTTTGTTGATATGTTTGGTTGGAAAACAGTTTTCAGTTTTCCAGTTCATGCCAAAACCGCCACTTTTTGGGAAGAGTTTGTTTAAAAACAGTTTCAGTTTTTTCCGTTATTTGCAAgttcttcaattttcaaaGGACCTTAATCTTTATATCCCGGTTGTAATACGAAGATCTGGAAGGTTGCCTGATGGCTGTCTTTCCATAATGGTGTCTGGAGACAGTAATCCTCTGTTTTGCAGGGTAATCGGGACCCAATTCGTTCGCTAGGGCAATCGATCTCGTTCGGGAGGTTTGTCTCGGACTCCGTCTCGTGGGAGAAGTGGTCAGTCTTCTCCCACAATCGCTACGTTGAGGAGGCTGAGAGGTACGCTCGGCCCGGGTCTGTTGCCCAGAAGAAGGCCTTCTTCGAGGCCCATTACAGGGAAATGGCCGCTAGGAAGGCCGCTGCTGCAGCAGCAGCCGCAGCCGAAGCCGAACTCGAAGCCGAGCAGGTGAGTGCAGCCTCAGATGAGGCCCGGAACTCGCTG
Above is a window of Punica granatum isolate Tunisia-2019 chromosome 7, ASM765513v2, whole genome shotgun sequence DNA encoding:
- the LOC116213910 gene encoding peptidyl serine alpha-galactosyltransferase isoform X1 gives rise to the protein MGKVSILAAAAALLMLLAGRGSAVTVGESPYRIHTLFSVECQNYFDWQTVGLVHSFKKARQPGPVTRLLSCTDEELKGYRGMDLAPTMVVPSMSKHPKTGDWYPAINKPAGIVHWLKHSKDADNVDWVVILDADMIIRGPIIPWELGAEKGRPVAALYGYLIGCDNILAKLHTHHPELCDKVGGLLAMHMDDLRKLAPLWLSKTEEVREDRAHWATNITGDIYGKGWISEMYGYSFGAAEVGLRHKINDDLMIYPGYIPRPGVEPILLHYGLPFTVGNWSFSKLDHHDDAIVYDCGRLFPEPPYPRQVRQMEPDPNKLRGLFLSLECINSLNEGLLLHHAASGCSKPKWSKYLSFLKSKTFADLTSPKYLVPKSMTTEKEDETEEHETPNEPDVAHPKIHTVFSTECTPYFDWQTVGLMHSFGLSGQPGNITRLLSCTDEDLKKYKGHDLAPTHYVPSMSRHPLTGDWYPAINKPAAVLHWLNHVDIDAEFIVILDADMILRGPITPWEFGAARGRPVSTPYDYLIGCENELAKLHTRHPDACDKVGGVIIMHIDDLRQFAMLWLHKTEEVRADKAHYATNLTGDIYESGWISEMYGYSFGAAELELRHIINGEILIYPGYVPEPGVKYRVFHYGLEFKVGNWSFDKANWREVDVVNTCWAEFPAPPDPSTLHHTDENLLKRDLLSIECAKTLDEALRLHHVRRKCPPPGTLKGLVDSKETETTVSRKFGQIERTFAFNKSPSESFSTWKLWLVAMWIFVGLGLLTVASVLFSGRKGKKPKGKGYRSKRRSSYGDDRYVRGSD
- the LOC116213910 gene encoding peptidyl serine alpha-galactosyltransferase isoform X2, with the translated sequence MIIRGPIIPWELGAEKGRPVAALYGYLIGCDNILAKLHTHHPELCDKVGGLLAMHMDDLRKLAPLWLSKTEEVREDRAHWATNITGDIYGKGWISEMYGYSFGAAEVGLRHKINDDLMIYPGYIPRPGVEPILLHYGLPFTVGNWSFSKLDHHDDAIVYDCGRLFPEPPYPRQVRQMEPDPNKLRGLFLSLECINSLNEGLLLHHAASGCSKPKWSKYLSFLKSKTFADLTSPKYLVPKSMTTEKEDETEEHETPNEPDVAHPKIHTVFSTECTPYFDWQTVGLMHSFGLSGQPGNITRLLSCTDEDLKKYKGHDLAPTHYVPSMSRHPLTGDWYPAINKPAAVLHWLNHVDIDAEFIVILDADMILRGPITPWEFGAARGRPVSTPYDYLIGCENELAKLHTRHPDACDKVGGVIIMHIDDLRQFAMLWLHKTEEVRADKAHYATNLTGDIYESGWISEMYGYSFGAAELELRHIINGEILIYPGYVPEPGVKYRVFHYGLEFKVGNWSFDKANWREVDVVNTCWAEFPAPPDPSTLHHTDENLLKRDLLSIECAKTLDEALRLHHVRRKCPPPGTLKGLVDSKETETTVSRKFGQIERTFAFNKSPSESFSTWKLWLVAMWIFVGLGLLTVASVLFSGRKGKKPKGKGYRSKRRSSYGDDRYVRGSD